A genomic region of Candidatus Edwardsbacteria bacterium RifOxyA12_full_54_48 contains the following coding sequences:
- a CDS encoding aminoacyl-tRNA hydrolase — MPNRHPDSNTWCIAGLGNPGREYGSTRHNLGFSVLNHLASQNGITWRYKDKFSYGISRTPRFFLLRPLTYMNLSGQAVKQVMKERNFGTDRLLVVCDDINLPLGQLRLRLAGSHGGQKGLKSIIDSLKTDNFARLRLGVGPLPSSWDASDFVLGKFTAPEYPVAKEMTARAADSIIKIINLGLETAMNSINQKTI, encoded by the coding sequence ATGCCTAACAGACATCCCGACAGCAACACCTGGTGCATAGCCGGCCTGGGAAACCCGGGCCGGGAATACGGCAGCACCCGCCACAACCTGGGATTCTCGGTGCTTAATCATCTGGCCAGCCAGAACGGCATCACCTGGCGCTATAAAGACAAATTCAGCTACGGCATCAGCCGAACCCCCCGGTTCTTTTTATTGCGCCCCCTGACCTATATGAACTTAAGCGGGCAGGCGGTCAAACAGGTTATGAAGGAACGCAATTTCGGCACCGATCGGCTGCTGGTGGTCTGCGATGACATCAATCTTCCTTTGGGGCAGCTTCGTTTAAGGCTAGCCGGGTCACACGGTGGGCAGAAAGGCCTTAAATCCATCATCGACAGCCTCAAGACCGATAATTTCGCCCGGCTGCGACTGGGAGTGGGGCCCCTTCCCTCCTCCTGGGATGCCAGCGACTTCGTGCTGGGCAAATTCACCGCCCCGGAATACCCGGTGGCCAAAGAGATGACCGCCCGAGCGGCCGACTCGATAATAAAAATAATCAACCTAGGCCTGGAAACGGCCATGAATTCCATAAATCAGAAAACCATTTAG
- a CDS encoding 30S ribosomal protein S6, translating to MNAYETVIILDPATDDAGLETEIQKVSELIKQQGGETVNVERWGRRKMAYPLNKRHDGNYLCIQFNAPAGAPKALDRICRLNENVVRHLIIKGHIATTTPVPVEAVPVESKAPAKGSE from the coding sequence TTGAACGCATACGAAACAGTGATCATTTTAGATCCGGCCACCGACGATGCCGGACTGGAGACCGAGATCCAGAAGGTCTCCGAACTCATCAAGCAACAGGGCGGAGAGACCGTCAACGTGGAGCGTTGGGGCCGCCGGAAGATGGCCTATCCCCTTAACAAACGACATGACGGCAATTATTTGTGCATCCAGTTCAATGCCCCGGCCGGCGCCCCCAAGGCCCTGGACCGGATTTGCCGCCTGAACGAGAACGTGGTGCGGCATCTGATAATCAAGGGGCATATCGCCACCACCACCCCGGTGCCCGTCGAAGCCGTTCCGGTTGAAAGCAAAGCCCCGGCCAAGGGCAGCGAATAA
- a CDS encoding septation protein SpoVG — MQITEIRVSLRQGGNDKLLAFANVTFDNAFAVRGIKIIQGNNGPFIAMPSRKMADGTYKDVAHPINAETRQMLEKAILDEYHKTLKEAPAAAREEVPVD; from the coding sequence ATGCAGATCACCGAGATCAGGGTATCGCTGCGCCAGGGCGGCAACGACAAGCTGTTGGCTTTTGCCAACGTGACTTTCGACAACGCCTTTGCAGTAAGGGGCATCAAGATCATCCAGGGGAACAACGGGCCGTTCATCGCCATGCCCAGCCGCAAGATGGCCGACGGAACCTACAAGGATGTGGCCCACCCCATCAACGCCGAGACCCGGCAGATGCTGGAAAAGGCCATCCTCGACGAGTATCACAAGACCCTCAAGGAAGCTCCGGCCGCCGCCAGGGAGGAAGTTCCGGTAGACTAA
- a CDS encoding 30S ribosomal protein S18: MLKRETKDNPRNPKERRVFHRKDCKFCLDKAVHINYKDDKKLRHFMTERGKIVPRRVSGNCAKHQRMLTTAIKRARHLALLPFISEHR; encoded by the coding sequence ATGTTGAAAAGAGAAACCAAAGACAACCCCCGCAATCCCAAAGAACGCAGGGTGTTTCACCGCAAGGACTGCAAGTTCTGTTTGGATAAGGCCGTCCACATCAACTATAAGGACGACAAAAAGCTCCGCCACTTCATGACCGAACGCGGCAAGATAGTCCCCCGCCGGGTCTCCGGCAACTGCGCCAAGCATCAGCGGATGCTGACCACCGCCATCAAAAGAGCCCGCCATTTGGCGCTGCTCCCGTTCATTTCCGAACACCGTTAA
- a CDS encoding 4-(cytidine 5'-diphospho)-2-C-methyl-D-erythritol kinase — protein sequence MRKLKIKAYAKLNLTLKILGLRPDGYHDIDSVFHCISLHDELALSPRKDGRIILKCNDPKLPTDGSNLAYRAALTLRTLALKKHPDKRALGATISLKKNIPIGAGLGGGSSDAAAVLLGLKELWGLEDLTPPRLKKAAASLGSDVPFFLRGGTAHVTGRGEKVRVRKCPKEYHFVLVYPGFPVSTAWAYKNHKITKNWLTKGPKFSKMFVESCGMGKPAIDLSGYLSNDLEPAVIPCHPLISRVKADLLEAGALGSLMSGSGSSVFGLFPDADSAEKGYSKISKIWPGSFLAHSVSSGK from the coding sequence ATGCGAAAACTGAAGATCAAAGCCTACGCCAAGCTCAACCTGACCCTCAAGATCCTGGGGCTTCGCCCCGACGGATATCACGATATCGATTCCGTCTTCCACTGCATATCACTGCATGACGAATTGGCCCTATCTCCCCGAAAGGACGGCAGGATAATCCTCAAATGCAATGACCCCAAACTGCCGACCGATGGTTCCAATCTGGCCTACCGGGCAGCCCTGACACTCAGGACCCTGGCGCTAAAAAAGCATCCTGATAAAAGGGCCCTCGGCGCAACCATCTCACTTAAAAAGAACATTCCGATAGGAGCCGGCCTGGGCGGCGGGTCGTCGGATGCCGCCGCTGTCCTGCTGGGGCTTAAAGAACTGTGGGGACTGGAGGATCTGACCCCGCCTCGCCTGAAGAAAGCAGCCGCATCCCTGGGATCGGACGTCCCCTTCTTTTTAAGGGGAGGCACCGCCCATGTCACCGGAAGGGGCGAAAAGGTCAGGGTCCGGAAATGCCCGAAGGAATACCATTTCGTTTTAGTATATCCGGGATTTCCGGTATCCACCGCCTGGGCTTATAAAAATCACAAAATCACAAAAAACTGGTTGACAAAAGGACCTAAATTTAGTAAAATGTTTGTGGAATCCTGCGGAATGGGAAAACCCGCCATTGACCTCTCCGGTTATTTGAGCAACGATCTGGAACCGGCGGTTATCCCATGTCATCCGCTGATCTCCAGGGTAAAAGCCGATCTGCTGGAAGCCGGAGCTTTGGGCAGCCTGATGTCTGGCAGCGGCTCTTCTGTTTTCGGCCTGTTCCCCGATGCCGATTCGGCCGAAAAAGGTTATAGTAAAATTTCAAAGATCTGGCCCGGCAGTTTTCTGGCCCACAGCGTATCCTCGGGAAAATAA
- a CDS encoding 50S ribosomal protein L28 — MSQICNICGKGVDFGHTISHAHNVGPRRWNPNIQKVRVLTDGKVKRISVCTRCIRSGKVQKAK; from the coding sequence TTGTCTCAAATATGCAATATCTGCGGCAAAGGGGTGGACTTCGGCCATACCATCAGCCATGCCCATAACGTGGGACCCCGCCGCTGGAATCCCAATATTCAAAAGGTCCGGGTCCTGACCGACGGAAAGGTAAAGCGCATTTCCGTCTGCACCCGCTGCATTCGTTCCGGCAAGGTTCAAAAGGCCAAATAG
- a CDS encoding ribose-phosphate pyrophosphokinase (catalyzes the formation of 5-phospho-alpha-D-ribose 1-phosphate from D-ribose 5-phosphate and ATP) yields MFSEDRKVNGDLKVFSGTANPDLSVDIGRELGQALGECTIGRFSDGEIRVQINENVRGADVFILQPTFMPSDNLMELLILMDAARRASAKRITAVIPYFGYARQERKDMPRVPISAKLVANLITVAGAHRILSMDMHTEAIQGFFDIPVDHLYASPVLIKHFQQLGVQDFVVVSPDTGGVNRARAFAKRLGDLPLAFIDKRRPGPNKIEVLNIIGEVADKNCLIVDDVMDTARTICEVAGILKQNGAKSIYATATHGVLSGQAIVSISDSPITEVVLTNTIPLPPEKRIAKIKVLSISKLLADAIKRIHNEESVSSLFN; encoded by the coding sequence ATGTTTAGTGAGGATCGAAAAGTGAACGGTGATTTGAAGGTATTCTCCGGGACCGCCAACCCCGACCTGTCGGTGGATATCGGCCGGGAACTGGGCCAGGCCCTGGGCGAATGCACCATCGGAAGGTTCTCCGACGGTGAGATCAGGGTTCAGATCAACGAGAATGTCCGGGGCGCCGATGTGTTCATCCTCCAGCCCACTTTCATGCCCTCCGACAACCTGATGGAACTGCTGATCCTGATGGATGCCGCCCGCCGGGCCTCGGCCAAGCGGATCACCGCCGTCATCCCCTATTTCGGCTATGCCCGGCAGGAACGCAAGGACATGCCCCGGGTGCCCATCTCGGCCAAGCTGGTGGCTAACTTGATAACCGTGGCCGGAGCCCATCGGATTCTGAGCATGGACATGCATACCGAGGCCATCCAGGGGTTCTTTGACATCCCGGTGGACCACCTCTATGCCTCGCCGGTGCTGATCAAACATTTTCAGCAGCTGGGGGTTCAGGATTTCGTAGTGGTGTCCCCCGATACCGGCGGCGTCAACCGGGCCAGGGCCTTTGCCAAGCGGCTGGGAGACCTTCCTCTGGCCTTCATCGACAAGCGTCGGCCGGGGCCCAACAAGATCGAGGTGTTGAATATCATCGGCGAGGTGGCCGACAAGAACTGCCTGATCGTAGATGATGTCATGGACACCGCCCGCACCATCTGCGAAGTGGCCGGCATCTTGAAGCAGAACGGGGCAAAGTCCATCTACGCCACCGCCACCCACGGGGTGCTGTCCGGCCAAGCCATAGTCTCCATCTCCGATTCTCCCATCACCGAAGTAGTGCTGACCAACACCATCCCCCTGCCGCCGGAGAAACGGATAGCCAAGATCAAGGTGCTTTCCATATCCAAACTCCTGGCCGATGCCATCAAGCGGATCCACAACGAAGAGTCCGTCAGCAGCCTTTTCAACTGA
- a CDS encoding GTPase Era, whose protein sequence is MKTGYVAIAGRPNVGKSTLLNKFLGVKLSAVSRRPQTTRQRVLGIDNGPDYQIIFLDTPGLLDPGYALQEKMLRIAHRSIEEADLLLFMTDAQAGISQEDAAFLGKNKKGRVIGVLNKIDLLEKEGVLKAIAQFHRLTAIEDIYPIAALKGFGIDELRQGILEKLPEGPAFYDQDSLTDQPEKFFVSEIIREKIFELCGAEVPYATAVVIDQFKEQPGRKDVISATIWVEKESQKPILIGQGGHKMKAIGSSARRDIEKFLDRPVFLELFVKVKKKWRSRDSDLRDLGLG, encoded by the coding sequence ATGAAGACAGGCTATGTGGCCATCGCCGGCCGGCCCAACGTCGGCAAATCCACCCTGCTGAACAAATTTCTAGGGGTGAAGCTCTCGGCCGTCAGTCGCCGGCCCCAGACCACCAGGCAGCGGGTGCTGGGGATAGACAACGGTCCGGACTATCAGATAATATTCCTGGACACTCCGGGGCTGCTGGACCCCGGCTACGCCCTGCAGGAGAAAATGCTGAGGATCGCCCACCGCTCCATCGAAGAGGCTGACCTGCTGCTGTTCATGACCGATGCCCAGGCCGGGATCTCCCAAGAGGATGCGGCCTTCCTGGGAAAAAACAAGAAGGGCAGGGTGATCGGGGTCCTGAACAAGATCGACCTGCTGGAAAAGGAGGGGGTGCTGAAAGCCATAGCGCAGTTTCACCGCCTGACGGCCATCGAAGACATCTATCCCATAGCCGCCCTGAAGGGGTTCGGCATTGATGAATTGCGCCAGGGCATCCTGGAGAAACTGCCGGAGGGCCCGGCCTTCTACGACCAGGATTCCCTGACCGACCAGCCGGAGAAATTCTTCGTATCGGAGATCATCCGGGAGAAGATCTTCGAGCTGTGCGGGGCCGAGGTGCCCTATGCCACAGCGGTGGTGATCGACCAGTTCAAGGAGCAGCCCGGCCGCAAGGATGTGATCTCGGCCACCATCTGGGTGGAGAAGGAGTCACAAAAGCCCATCCTGATCGGCCAGGGCGGCCACAAGATGAAGGCCATCGGCTCGTCGGCCCGGCGGGACATAGAGAAGTTTTTGGACCGGCCGGTGTTCCTGGAGCTGTTCGTCAAGGTCAAGAAGAAATGGCGTTCGCGGGACAGCGACCTGAGGGACCTGGGGCTGGGATAA
- a CDS encoding 50S ribosomal protein L9 yields MKVILTQDIPSLGKKTEAVEVKPGYARNYLIPQGKALPANENSLKQLQIKIKKEELHLSKKKQEAEELAKKLNEVSCTATVQAGEDDKLYGSVSIPDIVKLLGDQGVDIDKNKIILEEPIKALGVYNIPIKLHPEVEATIKLWVVRQ; encoded by the coding sequence ATGAAGGTCATACTGACCCAGGATATTCCCTCCCTGGGCAAAAAAACCGAAGCTGTGGAGGTCAAGCCGGGCTACGCCAGGAATTACCTGATCCCCCAGGGCAAGGCCCTTCCGGCCAACGAAAACAGCCTGAAGCAGCTGCAGATCAAGATCAAGAAAGAGGAACTGCACCTCAGCAAAAAGAAGCAGGAGGCCGAAGAATTGGCCAAGAAGCTCAACGAGGTATCCTGCACCGCCACCGTTCAGGCCGGCGAGGATGACAAGCTCTATGGATCGGTCAGCATCCCCGATATCGTGAAGCTCTTGGGCGACCAGGGGGTGGATATCGATAAAAACAAGATCATACTGGAGGAGCCGATCAAGGCCCTGGGGGTATACAACATACCGATCAAGCTCCATCCGGAAGTGGAGGCCACGATAAAATTATGGGTAGTGCGTCAGTAA